One genomic region from Calditerricola satsumensis encodes:
- the mfd gene encoding transcription-repair coupling factor, whose translation MRVLLQVFRDDPDFQAVVDGFARGLREQMVTGLSGSARPLYVATLYRAIGRPVVLVTHNTYHAQRLYEDLAECLPEEEVWLYPANEVIGTEVLVASPEMRSQRLKILTELSAGKTGVLVVPYAGLCRRLPPPAAWREAVVRLAVGDTVDLEAFARRLSAIGYTRTEMIEAPGEFSVRGGIVDVFPLSEPSPLRIEFFDDEVDSIRAFDVETQRSTDARNEAVIPPVAEVFATPERRQQGALRLEDRLNRALETIRDPAVRDKLRERIGWELEQWRQGAGFQGEQKYVELLYPEAGTLLDYVAGDPLLVFDEPARVFDAVDQLEKDEAEWQTALVQAGEFLPRLRLTKAFDETVGRRPRLYLALFLRQVPRTHPQNVVNVVCRSMQNFHGQMNVLKTEMARWEKSDMRVLFAAADEERAGRLARVLADYGMEVDVAKDLLALPKRPTILIGNLSSGFELPRQKVVVVTESEVFTQKQRKARRVATISGAERIKSYLDLKVGDYVVHVNHGIGKYMGIQTLEVDGVHKDYLLIQYAGNDKLYVPIDQIDLVQKYIGAEDKEPKIYSLGGGEWKKVKNRVRASVRDIAEDLLKLYAKRQASKGYAFSKDTPEQREFEALFPYEETPDQLRAIEEVKRDMEAPRPMDRLLCGDVGYGKTEVAIRAAFKAVMDGKQVAVLVPTTILAQQHFETFKERFADYPVRIEVLSRFRSRKEQNQVIKGLKDGTVDIVIGTHRLLSKDVQFKDLGLLIIDEEQRFGVAHKEKLKQLKTNVDVLTLTATPIPRTLHMSMLGVRDLSVIETPPENRFPVQTYVVEYSAALVREAIERELARGGQVYFVYNQVQSIERMADQIRALVPDARVAVAHGQMDENELERVMLDFLDGQYDVLVCTTIIETGVDIPNVNTLIVYDADKLGLAQLYQLRGRVGRSNRIAYAYFTYQRDKVLSEEAEKRLQAIKEFTEFGSGFKIAMRDLAIRGAGNLLGPEQHGFIASVGFDLYTQMLKEAIEELKGEKPEEPPLRPEIDLAVDAYLPSDYIPDAKQKIEMYKKFAAVENPEEVPDLVDELVDRFGEPSPPVKNLLSVVKIRTYAARYRMERIVQKGDEVRIDLAPDQTSKIDGGRLFALAARFDRRIALSMDGGRVGIRIPVKGLSAEALLSFLERFLEGYADVLKTKGEVKHVAT comes from the coding sequence ATGCGCGTGCTCCTGCAGGTGTTTCGCGATGATCCGGATTTCCAGGCCGTGGTAGACGGCTTTGCCCGCGGCCTGCGCGAGCAGATGGTGACCGGGCTCAGCGGCTCGGCCCGCCCGCTCTACGTCGCAACGCTCTACCGGGCGATCGGCCGGCCGGTGGTGCTCGTTACGCATAACACGTACCATGCCCAGCGGTTGTACGAAGATTTGGCCGAATGCCTGCCGGAGGAGGAAGTGTGGCTCTATCCGGCCAATGAGGTGATCGGCACCGAGGTGCTGGTGGCCAGCCCGGAGATGCGCAGCCAGCGCCTGAAGATCCTCACCGAGCTGTCTGCCGGCAAGACGGGCGTTCTCGTCGTGCCCTACGCCGGGCTGTGCCGGCGGCTTCCCCCTCCAGCGGCGTGGCGGGAGGCGGTGGTGCGTCTGGCCGTCGGGGACACGGTCGATTTGGAAGCGTTTGCGCGCCGCCTGTCGGCCATCGGCTACACGCGGACGGAGATGATCGAGGCGCCCGGCGAGTTCAGCGTGCGCGGCGGCATTGTCGACGTCTTTCCCCTTAGCGAGCCGTCGCCGCTGCGCATTGAATTTTTCGACGACGAAGTCGACTCCATCCGCGCCTTTGACGTGGAGACGCAGCGGTCGACCGATGCGCGGAACGAAGCGGTCATCCCGCCGGTGGCCGAGGTCTTTGCCACGCCGGAGCGGCGCCAGCAGGGGGCGCTCCGCCTGGAAGACCGCTTAAACCGGGCCCTCGAGACGATTCGCGACCCGGCCGTGCGCGACAAGCTGCGCGAGCGCATCGGTTGGGAGCTGGAGCAGTGGCGGCAAGGGGCCGGCTTTCAGGGCGAGCAAAAGTACGTCGAGCTGCTCTATCCCGAGGCGGGCACGCTGCTCGACTACGTCGCCGGCGACCCGCTCCTGGTGTTCGACGAGCCGGCGCGGGTGTTCGATGCTGTTGACCAGCTGGAGAAGGATGAGGCCGAATGGCAGACGGCCCTCGTGCAGGCCGGAGAGTTTTTGCCCCGCCTGCGCCTGACGAAGGCGTTCGACGAGACGGTCGGGCGTCGGCCGCGCCTCTACCTGGCCCTCTTTTTGCGGCAGGTGCCGCGCACCCATCCGCAGAACGTGGTGAACGTGGTGTGCCGCAGCATGCAGAACTTCCACGGCCAGATGAACGTGCTCAAGACGGAAATGGCCCGGTGGGAGAAGAGCGACATGCGCGTGCTCTTTGCCGCCGCCGATGAGGAGCGGGCCGGCCGCCTGGCGCGCGTCCTCGCCGACTACGGGATGGAGGTGGACGTGGCCAAGGACCTCTTGGCCCTGCCCAAGCGGCCGACGATCCTGATCGGCAACCTGTCGAGCGGTTTCGAGCTGCCGCGCCAGAAAGTGGTCGTGGTGACGGAAAGCGAGGTGTTCACCCAGAAGCAGCGCAAGGCCCGGCGCGTGGCGACGATCTCCGGGGCCGAGCGCATCAAGAGCTACCTCGACCTCAAGGTGGGCGATTACGTCGTCCACGTCAACCACGGCATCGGCAAGTACATGGGGATCCAAACGTTAGAAGTCGACGGCGTGCACAAGGATTATCTGCTCATCCAGTACGCCGGAAACGACAAGCTGTACGTGCCCATCGACCAGATCGACCTGGTCCAGAAGTACATCGGCGCGGAAGACAAGGAGCCGAAAATTTATTCCCTGGGCGGCGGCGAATGGAAAAAAGTCAAAAACCGCGTGCGCGCCTCGGTGCGCGACATCGCCGAGGATCTCCTCAAGCTGTATGCCAAGCGGCAGGCGTCCAAGGGGTACGCCTTCAGCAAGGACACGCCGGAGCAGCGCGAGTTTGAGGCCCTCTTTCCCTACGAGGAGACGCCCGACCAGCTGCGGGCCATCGAGGAAGTGAAGCGCGACATGGAGGCGCCGCGGCCGATGGACCGCCTCCTGTGCGGCGACGTGGGCTACGGCAAGACGGAGGTGGCCATCCGCGCCGCCTTCAAGGCGGTGATGGACGGCAAGCAGGTGGCCGTCCTCGTGCCGACGACGATTCTCGCCCAACAGCATTTCGAAACGTTCAAGGAACGCTTCGCCGACTACCCGGTGCGCATCGAGGTGCTGTCGCGTTTCCGCTCGCGCAAGGAGCAAAACCAGGTCATCAAGGGGCTGAAGGACGGCACGGTGGACATCGTCATCGGCACGCACCGCTTGCTCTCGAAGGACGTGCAGTTCAAGGATCTGGGGCTTTTGATTATCGACGAGGAACAGCGCTTCGGCGTGGCGCACAAGGAGAAGCTCAAGCAGCTGAAGACGAACGTCGATGTCCTGACGCTCACGGCGACGCCCATTCCGCGGACGCTGCACATGTCGATGCTCGGCGTGCGCGACCTCTCCGTCATCGAAACGCCGCCGGAAAACCGTTTTCCCGTGCAGACCTATGTGGTGGAGTACAGCGCGGCCCTCGTGCGCGAGGCCATCGAGCGGGAGCTGGCCCGCGGCGGACAGGTGTATTTCGTCTACAACCAGGTGCAGTCGATTGAGCGCATGGCCGACCAGATTCGCGCCCTCGTGCCCGATGCCCGCGTGGCCGTTGCCCACGGGCAGATGGATGAAAACGAACTGGAACGGGTGATGCTCGATTTCCTGGATGGCCAGTACGACGTGCTGGTGTGCACGACGATCATTGAAACAGGGGTGGACATCCCGAACGTCAACACGTTGATCGTGTACGATGCCGACAAGTTGGGTTTGGCGCAGCTCTATCAGCTGCGCGGGCGCGTCGGCCGTTCCAACCGCATCGCCTACGCCTACTTCACGTATCAACGCGACAAGGTGCTGAGTGAAGAGGCGGAGAAGCGCCTGCAGGCGATCAAGGAGTTCACCGAGTTTGGCTCGGGTTTCAAGATCGCCATGCGCGATCTGGCCATCCGCGGGGCGGGCAACCTGCTCGGTCCGGAACAGCACGGCTTTATCGCGTCGGTGGGCTTTGACCTGTACACGCAGATGCTGAAGGAGGCGATCGAAGAGCTCAAGGGCGAAAAGCCGGAGGAGCCGCCGCTGCGCCCGGAAATCGACTTGGCCGTCGATGCGTACTTGCCCTCCGACTACATTCCCGATGCCAAGCAAAAGATTGAGATGTACAAGAAGTTTGCCGCCGTGGAGAACCCGGAGGAGGTCCCGGATCTCGTCGACGAACTTGTCGACCGCTTCGGGGAGCCCTCGCCGCCGGTCAAGAACCTCTTGTCGGTGGTCAAAATTCGCACCTACGCGGCGCGCTACCGCATGGAACGCATCGTCCAGAAGGGCGACGAGGTGCGCATCGACTTGGCTCCGGACCAGACGAGCAAGATCGACGGTGGGCGGCTGTTCGCCCTGGCCGCGCGCTTTGATCGCCGCATCGCCCTGTCGATGGACGGCGGGCGAGTGGGCATTCGCATCCCGGTCAAAGGGCTGTCCGCAGAAGCGCTGCTTTCGTTTTTGGAACGGTTCTTGGAAGGCTATGCCGATGTGCTGAAAACGAAAGGAGAAGTGAAACATGTGGCCACGTAA
- a CDS encoding anti-sigma-F factor Fin family protein, with protein sequence MAVKYVCPRCGMALGTIEADVPEWRLGFHFLTPEERASIITYESNGDVCVRVICEYCQEAVLRQPEWLLMHNHLQ encoded by the coding sequence ATGGCTGTCAAGTACGTCTGTCCGCGTTGTGGCATGGCGCTGGGCACGATCGAGGCGGATGTTCCGGAATGGCGTCTGGGATTCCATTTCTTGACCCCCGAAGAGCGGGCGTCTATAATAACCTATGAGTCAAATGGCGACGTTTGCGTGCGCGTCATCTGCGAATACTGCCAGGAAGCCGTTTTGCGGCAACCGGAATGGTTGCTCATGCACAACCATTTGCAGTAG
- the pth gene encoding aminoacyl-tRNA hydrolase: protein MKLIVGLGNPGPAYAATRHNVGFWVIDRLARTLRISVDKAKWKGLVGEGCVDGQKVLLLKPQTYMNASGESVAEAVRFHKLNPEAILVIYDDMDLPLGTLRVRMKGSDGGHRGLRSIIAHLGTQEIPRIRIGIGRPAPGVSVTDHVLSPFAPEEREAAEAAAVRAAEAAAAWITEPIDRVMNRFNR, encoded by the coding sequence ATGAAACTGATCGTTGGATTGGGCAATCCCGGACCGGCCTACGCGGCCACCCGCCACAACGTGGGCTTCTGGGTGATCGATCGCCTCGCGCGCACGCTGCGCATTTCCGTAGACAAGGCAAAGTGGAAAGGGCTTGTCGGCGAGGGCTGCGTCGACGGACAAAAGGTGCTCCTGCTCAAGCCGCAGACGTACATGAACGCCTCCGGCGAGTCGGTGGCGGAGGCGGTCCGGTTTCATAAACTGAATCCGGAAGCGATCCTCGTCATCTACGACGACATGGATTTGCCCCTCGGCACCCTCCGCGTGCGCATGAAGGGCAGCGACGGCGGCCACCGCGGCCTGCGCTCGATCATCGCCCATCTGGGTACGCAGGAGATCCCGCGCATCCGCATCGGCATCGGGCGCCCCGCGCCGGGCGTGTCGGTGACCGATCACGTGCTGTCGCCCTTTGCCCCCGAGGAGCGGGAGGCGGCCGAGGCGGCGGCGGTGCGGGCGGCGGAGGCGGCGGCGGCCTGGATCACCGAGCCGATCGACCGCGTGATGAACCGCTTTAACCGCTGA
- a CDS encoding 50S ribosomal protein L25, whose amino-acid sequence MTETLKAYVRHDLRRSATRRLRKERKVPAIIYGKERQPLPLAVDQSAFERLIGHRSAGALVNLDVEGEGTVRAIVQEIQRDAISGNILHIDFHQVSLNEPVDISVPVRVIGEAELERRGAIPQLQLREVEVRTLPDRVPEAIDVQVADLSVGDVVRVKDLVVPEGVTVLEDAEEVVLTVTAPDLEPVETETTPEEVELVENTGGEG is encoded by the coding sequence ATGACGGAAACGTTAAAGGCGTACGTGCGCCATGACCTGCGCCGTTCGGCGACGCGGCGCTTGCGCAAGGAGCGCAAAGTTCCGGCCATCATCTACGGCAAGGAGCGCCAGCCGCTGCCGCTGGCGGTCGACCAGTCGGCCTTCGAGCGGCTGATTGGCCACCGCAGCGCGGGGGCGCTCGTCAATCTGGACGTTGAGGGCGAGGGCACGGTCCGGGCCATCGTCCAGGAGATCCAGCGCGATGCGATCAGCGGGAACATCCTGCACATTGACTTCCATCAGGTCAGCCTCAACGAACCGGTCGACATCAGCGTACCCGTTCGGGTGATCGGCGAAGCGGAACTGGAGCGGCGCGGCGCCATTCCGCAGCTCCAGCTGCGCGAGGTGGAAGTGCGCACGCTGCCGGACCGCGTGCCGGAAGCGATCGACGTCCAGGTGGCCGACCTGTCGGTGGGCGATGTGGTTCGCGTGAAGGACCTCGTCGTGCCCGAAGGGGTGACGGTGCTCGAAGACGCCGAGGAAGTGGTGCTCACCGTCACCGCGCCGGACCTCGAGCCGGTCGAGACGGAAACCACGCCGGAAGAAGTGGAGCTGGTGGAAAACACCGGTGGCGAGGGCTGA